In a single window of the ANME-2 cluster archaeon genome:
- a CDS encoding 4Fe-4S binding protein, whose product MANQDNKLVWKEEGCAGCGTCERSCPHEPRAIAVNEGRVVIDYDLCDACGVCVKECPVKALSFEVLA is encoded by the coding sequence ATGGCAAACCAGGATAATAAATTGGTATGGAAAGAAGAAGGTTGTGCCGGGTGTGGCACATGTGAGAGGAGCTGTCCCCATGAACCCAGGGCCATTGCCGTAAACGAAGGCAGGGTTGTGATAGACTACGACCTGTGCGATGCCTGCGGTGTTTGCGTCAAGGAATGCCCGGTCAAAGCACTGAGCTTTGAAGTACTGGCATAA
- a CDS encoding 4-oxalocrotonate tautomerase has product MPVITIDGPHMSKEQKKDLVESFTREAARVTGIPTQAFIILINENKPDNVGVGGELLSGRMAKKQ; this is encoded by the coding sequence ATGCCCGTAATCACAATAGACGGACCCCATATGTCAAAAGAACAAAAGAAAGACCTGGTAGAATCTTTCACCCGCGAAGCTGCCAGGGTCACAGGCATCCCCACCCAGGCCTTCATCATCCTCATCAACGAGAACAAACCTGACAATGTGGGCGTGGGCGGTGAACTGCTGTCCGGGCGGATGGCAAAAAAGCAGTAA
- a CDS encoding ferrous iron transport protein A, translating to MELTLTNLQPKQKARILRLEGGFGFQKNVRSRGILEGKIVEVIARQPVGGPIVISIDKRNTAIGRGMASRIIVAVG from the coding sequence TTGGAACTAACACTCACAAATTTACAGCCGAAACAGAAAGCAAGGATATTAAGACTCGAAGGTGGATTCGGCTTCCAGAAAAATGTACGATCAAGAGGAATACTTGAAGGGAAGATTGTTGAGGTAATAGCAAGACAGCCCGTTGGTGGACCTATTGTCATCAGTATAGATAAAAGAAATACCGCAATTGGCAGGGGAATGGCCTCAAGGATCATAGTAGCGGTGGGGTAA
- a CDS encoding ferrous iron transporter B, with product MDIQKVKKILLMGNPNVGKSVVFSRLTGANVIASNYPGSTIEFTKGLMRIEGSKEELIDVPGTYSLEPINAAEEVAVKMLDEGDLIINVIDSTNLERNLFLTLELLQGNTPVVVALNMWDEAKHNGITINPDELEKLLGVPVVPIVALTGEGIKKLLSRLKETHIPTDVSQSDAEKWIHIGEIIKKVQRIEHRHHTIWEKISDATVKPTTGLPIGLGVILLTFSFIRFIGEGLIGYVLEPLFDLYTPVAMEISSAIGPGIFHDIIIGRLIEGNIDYVQSMGLLTTGIFVPFGMVLPYILAFYFGLSILEDTGYLPRLSVLADTIFHKFGLHGCGIVSVFLGLGCNVPGALSTRILETRKQRFISATLMAISIPCMAQIAMIFGILGSYGIEYVLMVFIALIATYVSSGLLLNRYIAGESPELFLEIPPYRRPYGKALLKKTWMRVRIFLTEAIPFVFLGVLFINILYAVGIIETLGTFFSPVISGIWGLPKEAAAALLIGFLRKDMAIGMLLPLGMNPFQLVIAATVLTIYFPCVATFAVLVRELGIRDMAKSVLLMIAAALIVGGIMRLILLGF from the coding sequence ATGGATATACAAAAAGTAAAGAAAATCCTGCTAATGGGAAATCCCAACGTCGGAAAAAGTGTGGTTTTTTCCCGATTAACAGGAGCAAATGTGATAGCTTCCAATTATCCCGGAAGTACTATCGAATTCACAAAGGGATTAATGCGAATAGAGGGCAGCAAAGAAGAACTTATTGACGTTCCCGGCACATACTCCCTGGAGCCGATAAACGCAGCAGAAGAAGTTGCAGTCAAGATGTTGGATGAAGGGGATCTAATAATAAATGTTATTGACTCCACAAATCTGGAAAGAAACCTATTCCTTACACTTGAATTATTACAGGGCAATACTCCGGTCGTAGTTGCTCTTAACATGTGGGATGAAGCAAAACATAATGGAATAACTATAAATCCGGATGAACTTGAAAAACTATTGGGCGTGCCTGTTGTGCCCATTGTTGCATTAACTGGTGAAGGCATAAAAAAACTGCTATCACGCCTGAAGGAGACACATATTCCCACAGACGTATCACAAAGTGATGCTGAAAAATGGATACATATTGGAGAGATAATCAAAAAAGTACAAAGGATTGAGCACAGGCACCATACGATCTGGGAAAAAATATCGGATGCTACAGTAAAACCAACAACCGGACTTCCGATTGGACTGGGTGTGATCCTTCTGACATTTTCCTTTATCAGGTTTATTGGCGAGGGTCTCATTGGCTATGTACTTGAGCCGTTATTTGACCTGTACACGCCAGTTGCGATGGAAATAAGCAGTGCCATCGGTCCCGGTATATTCCATGACATAATTATCGGGAGGTTGATCGAAGGGAATATCGACTACGTACAGTCAATGGGACTTCTGACCACCGGCATTTTTGTGCCTTTCGGGATGGTACTTCCGTATATCCTGGCATTCTATTTCGGCTTATCAATTCTTGAGGATACGGGCTACTTACCTCGCTTATCTGTACTTGCAGACACTATATTCCACAAATTCGGACTTCACGGTTGCGGGATCGTATCTGTATTCCTGGGTTTGGGGTGCAACGTGCCCGGTGCTTTATCCACCAGGATACTTGAAACGAGAAAACAGCGGTTCATATCGGCCACATTGATGGCAATTTCTATTCCGTGCATGGCACAGATAGCAATGATATTCGGCATTTTAGGCAGTTATGGGATTGAATATGTACTGATGGTCTTTATTGCCCTCATTGCAACTTATGTATCAAGCGGCTTACTTTTAAACAGATATATAGCAGGTGAGAGTCCTGAACTATTTCTTGAGATCCCACCTTACCGCAGACCCTATGGTAAAGCCCTGCTAAAAAAGACATGGATGCGTGTAAGGATTTTCCTTACAGAAGCAATACCCTTCGTTTTCCTTGGAGTTCTATTTATCAATATATTATATGCTGTAGGCATTATTGAAACCCTGGGTACGTTTTTTTCACCTGTAATAAGCGGCATATGGGGTCTGCCAAAGGAAGCTGCAGCAGCTTTGCTTATTGGCTTTTTAAGAAAGGATATGGCCATTGGTATGCTGCTGCCGCTTGGAATGAATCCATTCCAGCTGGTGATCGCAGCAACTGTCCTTACAATTTATTTTCCGTGCGTTGCCACATTTGCAGTACTCGTGCGTGAACTGGGTATACGGGATATGGCAAAGTCAGTTTTACTGATGATAGCTGCTGCTTTGATAGTAGGCGGAATTATGCGGTTGATATTACTGGGGTTCTAA
- a CDS encoding metal-dependent transcriptional regulator has protein sequence MAFKTFEEYVEVIYTLEMRSGRAHTTDIASILNIKPPSVTEMLQKLHDMELVIYEPYRGAKLTPSGMKMAQELMQSHKTLVEFFEIIGIDNETAEVDACQIEHHVAGKTIKQLSKFIEFIQKAPCEPIWLKHFEYFDRTGKRKKCNLK, from the coding sequence TTGGCCTTTAAAACATTTGAAGAATATGTTGAGGTCATCTATACACTTGAGATGAGATCAGGACGTGCTCATACAACTGATATTGCATCAATACTCAATATCAAACCTCCAAGTGTTACCGAGATGTTACAAAAGCTACATGATATGGAACTTGTGATTTATGAACCGTATCGAGGCGCAAAGCTCACCCCATCAGGAATGAAAATGGCACAGGAATTGATGCAAAGTCATAAGACATTAGTAGAATTCTTTGAGATCATTGGTATTGATAATGAAACTGCTGAGGTTGATGCCTGCCAGATCGAGCATCATGTGGCTGGTAAAACAATAAAGCAGTTGAGTAAATTCATAGAATTTATACAGAAAGCACCATGTGAACCTATATGGTTAAAACATTTTGAATATTTTGATAGAACTGGTAAAAGAAAAAAGTGTAATTTAAAATGA
- a CDS encoding Mrp/NBP35 family ATP-binding protein, which translates to MDQVKNKKPIDDNHKITEKLQKIKHKIMVMSGKGGVGKSTVAVNLAYDLSNRGADVGLLDADLHGPSTLKMLNIETGEVKGDTEGIFPVEVTPHLKVMSMGLFLTDTDTPVIWRGPVKMGAIRQFLEEVHWGNLDYLIIDLPPGTGDEPLSIAQLIPDINGTVIITTPQDIALLDSKKAVNFAKTLKVPIIGIIENMSGFTCPHCGESIDLFKVGGGENAASELSVPFLGRIPIDQKIVEDCDNGTPFVASGDKSESTDSFKEIVAKIEDFVN; encoded by the coding sequence ATGGATCAAGTAAAAAATAAAAAACCAATCGATGACAACCATAAGATAACTGAAAAACTCCAGAAGATCAAGCACAAAATTATGGTAATGAGTGGAAAAGGCGGTGTTGGAAAAAGCACGGTAGCTGTAAATTTGGCATACGACCTCTCAAATCGAGGTGCAGATGTTGGCTTATTAGATGCTGATCTACACGGCCCCAGTACTCTTAAAATGTTGAATATTGAAACTGGAGAGGTTAAAGGAGACACTGAAGGTATTTTTCCAGTCGAGGTTACTCCACACTTAAAGGTTATGTCAATGGGATTATTTCTAACTGACACAGATACACCAGTAATATGGAGAGGGCCTGTAAAGATGGGAGCGATCAGGCAGTTCCTGGAAGAAGTTCATTGGGGCAATCTGGATTACCTGATTATTGACCTGCCGCCAGGTACAGGTGATGAACCGTTAAGTATTGCCCAGTTAATTCCGGATATCAATGGGACTGTGATAATCACCACGCCCCAGGATATTGCTCTTCTTGATTCAAAAAAGGCTGTAAACTTTGCAAAGACACTCAAAGTACCAATAATAGGAATCATTGAAAATATGAGTGGTTTCACCTGTCCTCATTGCGGTGAATCTATAGACCTCTTTAAAGTTGGCGGTGGAGAAAATGCAGCCAGTGAGTTAAGTGTACCGTTCTTGGGTAGAATTCCTATAGATCAAAAAATTGTTGAGGACTGTGATAATGGGACCCCGTTTGTTGCATCTGGTGATAAATCCGAATCAACTGATTCTTTCAAGGAGATTGTTGCAAAAATAGAGGACTTTGTAAATTGA
- a CDS encoding dinitrogenase iron-molybdenum cofactor biosynthesis protein produces MKIAITSTGDNLDSQMDPRFGRCQYFLIVDPDTMDFEAMLNESAMASGGAGIQAAQTIVNVGINAVITGNVGPNAFEVLSAAGIETMAGASGTVRHALELYKSGSLQSAAGATVSSHAGMSGAGSGQEVPGQASMTKEQKISMLEDELEQSKLQLTQIKKKLEDMKK; encoded by the coding sequence ATGAAAATAGCTATTACATCAACAGGAGATAATTTAGACAGCCAGATGGACCCCCGATTTGGAAGATGCCAGTATTTCTTGATCGTGGACCCGGATACAATGGATTTTGAAGCTATGCTAAATGAGAGTGCAATGGCTTCCGGCGGGGCCGGGATACAGGCTGCGCAAACCATTGTTAATGTTGGGATCAATGCAGTGATAACCGGGAATGTGGGACCTAATGCTTTTGAGGTACTCTCAGCCGCCGGGATTGAAACAATGGCAGGTGCCAGTGGAACTGTCAGACATGCATTAGAACTGTATAAAAGCGGTAGTTTACAGTCAGCGGCGGGTGCGACAGTTAGTTCTCATGCCGGAATGTCTGGTGCAGGTTCCGGACAGGAAGTACCGGGCCAGGCATCAATGACAAAAGAACAGAAAATCTCAATGCTGGAAGATGAACTGGAACAATCCAAGTTACAATTGACCCAAATTAAGAAAAAACTTGAAGATATGAAAAAATAG
- a CDS encoding dinitrogenase iron-molybdenum cofactor biosynthesis protein — MKVCVPTMEDGGLDDMVAQHFGRAPTYTIVDIETNAIEVIPNISEHMGGTGVPPEYIAPTGTHIMLCSGLGPRAVNMFEEYGIDVFVGASGTVQDAITAWQKGLLSEATDENACREHRHE, encoded by the coding sequence ATGAAAGTATGCGTACCAACAATGGAAGATGGCGGTTTAGATGATATGGTGGCCCAGCATTTTGGCAGGGCACCCACTTATACTATAGTTGATATTGAAACAAATGCAATTGAAGTGATTCCGAATATAAGTGAACATATGGGAGGTACCGGGGTTCCCCCTGAGTATATAGCACCAACAGGTACCCATATTATGCTCTGTTCCGGACTTGGACCAAGGGCAGTAAATATGTTTGAAGAATATGGGATCGATGTATTTGTAGGTGCTTCAGGAACAGTCCAGGATGCAATAACTGCATGGCAGAAGGGACTGTTAAGTGAAGCTACTGATGAGAATGCCTGCCGTGAGCACAGGCATGAATAA
- a CDS encoding DUF5320 domain-containing protein, which translates to MPGGDGTGPLGFGPRTGRAAGYCARYPDPGYMNPIQGRGFYRAGGRGRRNLYYATGLTGWQRGAYSYPPPVVQAIPKEQELVELTNEAEYLENELKEIKKRIQEIGE; encoded by the coding sequence ATGCCAGGAGGAGATGGAACAGGACCTTTAGGTTTTGGTCCGAGGACAGGCAGAGCAGCAGGTTATTGTGCACGATATCCGGACCCGGGATATATGAATCCCATTCAAGGCAGGGGTTTTTATCGCGCTGGAGGCCGGGGTCGCCGTAATTTGTACTATGCGACAGGTTTGACTGGTTGGCAGCGCGGTGCCTATAGTTACCCACCACCAGTTGTTCAGGCAATTCCAAAAGAACAAGAGCTTGTTGAACTGACAAACGAGGCAGAATACCTGGAAAATGAATTGAAAGAGATAAAGAAAAGGATTCAAGAGATTGGGGAATAA
- a CDS encoding 4Fe-4S binding protein — MAEEFKWFLKDAIVDTGMCTYCGACAAVCPYDIIEFDENGPKLKEECYRNGEGACKDVCQRVMTDASRLSMNVFNFMAKPPSLIGQYEKIVAARATDSAIREKGQDGGAVTALLTYCFDNGLIDGAVTTAGIAKPSSHIITSKDALLDAAGAKYSTVPVMAALKETTDALKNVAMVGLPCHTYGTRRTQFFGGLNVHPIEVGKDGEKVKIPNIAYTIGLFCMENFNNEKLSAYLTNAGIDLDKVRKLEIHLDEMIVFTDEGDTEFSLKDLAGCVSDGCRICRDAVAKVADISAGYMGSSKGWTTLMARNAKGMELLNAAAEAGYIETSDEVDVSLIEEFAGLKMRRFKAELKKRLEDGRSVKGYWVRDYPGVRTEVKGTNFVKIKTQSGLVDNAYLGKVAELSNKYGDGKLELTNRKSIEIQGVKNEDIDDIMADVYGNGLMTIGMGYVSACPGNAYCPEGLVETKDFANELTPMFAQKLTPHKMKIAIAGCANNCVRAHRHDIGIMGQKQPKIDTEKCNGCGRCIELCKFNALSISGGKAVIDRDLCGNCGWCVRGCPHEAAVEDKLGYSVFIGGNDARKPTNGILLKEFCTKEEIPPLINKIASTFVKYRTKPGKERLGNIIELVGEGQFVREVLSE; from the coding sequence ATGGCAGAAGAATTTAAATGGTTTTTAAAAGATGCGATAGTAGATACAGGCATGTGTACATATTGCGGTGCGTGTGCTGCAGTGTGTCCATATGATATAATTGAGTTCGATGAGAACGGTCCGAAGTTGAAAGAGGAATGCTACAGAAACGGAGAAGGTGCATGCAAGGATGTATGTCAGCGGGTTATGACAGATGCATCACGCTTATCCATGAACGTATTCAACTTCATGGCAAAACCTCCATCACTTATTGGACAGTACGAAAAGATAGTTGCAGCAAGAGCAACAGATTCCGCAATCCGTGAAAAAGGCCAGGACGGTGGTGCTGTGACAGCACTTTTGACATACTGCTTTGACAACGGATTGATCGATGGGGCAGTAACTACTGCAGGGATCGCAAAACCAAGTTCACACATTATAACAAGCAAGGACGCTCTTTTGGATGCTGCAGGTGCAAAGTATTCCACAGTTCCTGTGATGGCTGCACTTAAGGAAACAACTGACGCTCTCAAAAACGTTGCAATGGTAGGACTTCCATGCCACACCTATGGAACAAGAAGAACCCAGTTCTTTGGCGGATTGAATGTTCATCCAATTGAAGTTGGGAAAGACGGAGAAAAGGTAAAGATACCAAACATCGCATACACTATTGGTTTGTTCTGTATGGAGAACTTTAATAATGAGAAACTGTCTGCTTACCTGACAAATGCCGGTATTGACCTGGACAAAGTCAGGAAACTGGAAATACACCTTGATGAGATGATCGTGTTTACAGATGAAGGTGACACTGAATTTTCTCTTAAAGATCTCGCAGGATGTGTATCAGATGGATGCCGCATATGCAGGGACGCGGTCGCCAAGGTTGCCGATATCTCAGCAGGATATATGGGGTCTTCTAAAGGCTGGACAACATTGATGGCACGAAATGCCAAAGGCATGGAATTGCTTAATGCGGCCGCAGAGGCAGGTTATATTGAAACCTCTGATGAAGTGGATGTCAGTTTGATAGAAGAGTTCGCAGGCCTTAAGATGCGCAGGTTCAAAGCGGAACTTAAGAAGCGTCTTGAAGACGGAAGATCAGTCAAAGGTTACTGGGTGCGTGACTATCCGGGTGTAAGAACTGAGGTAAAGGGTACCAACTTTGTGAAGATCAAAACACAATCCGGTCTCGTGGATAACGCTTATCTTGGAAAGGTTGCAGAACTGTCAAACAAGTATGGTGATGGTAAACTTGAGCTTACAAATCGTAAGAGTATTGAGATCCAGGGTGTCAAAAACGAAGATATTGATGACATAATGGCAGATGTATATGGAAACGGACTCATGACGATCGGCATGGGTTATGTTTCTGCCTGTCCGGGTAATGCATATTGTCCGGAAGGACTTGTTGAAACTAAGGATTTTGCAAATGAACTGACACCTATGTTTGCACAGAAACTCACACCACACAAGATGAAGATCGCTATAGCAGGATGTGCCAACAACTGTGTAAGAGCTCACCGTCATGATATAGGTATAATGGGGCAAAAGCAGCCAAAGATCGATACTGAGAAATGTAACGGATGCGGAAGATGTATTGAATTGTGCAAGTTCAATGCGCTTTCGATCTCAGGCGGAAAGGCTGTGATCGACAGAGACCTGTGCGGCAATTGCGGATGGTGTGTGCGGGGATGCCCGCATGAAGCTGCAGTGGAAGATAAACTCGGCTATTCGGTCTTTATCGGAGGTAATGATGCAAGAAAACCAACTAACGGTATCCTTTTGAAGGAATTCTGCACAAAGGAGGAAATTCCGCCATTGATCAATAAGATTGCCTCCACATTTGTTAAATACAGAACAAAGCCTGGAAAAGAGCGTCTTGGAAATATCATTGAACTGGTCGGTGAAGGACAGTTTGTGAGAGAAGTTCTTAGCGAGTGA
- a CDS encoding MBL fold metallo-hydrolase, with protein sequence MRLKILYDNESEDGFVNGWGFSCLVETGKRKIMFDTGWDGNILLYNMERFGVTKEDIDTIIISHDHWDHMGGLTHILHPDVKVYVPNSFSRQLKNEISQKADVIETTGLENVAPDVYTTGEMGDKIKEQALLLKMDQGIVVITGCAHPGLENFIDAAAGLGEPYGVIGGFHKFNNFECLRDISMIIPCHCTRYKSEIKKLFPDRYMECKAGQIIEI encoded by the coding sequence ATGAGATTGAAAATACTATATGACAACGAATCGGAAGATGGTTTTGTCAATGGATGGGGTTTTTCCTGTCTGGTCGAAACAGGAAAAAGAAAGATCATGTTCGATACCGGCTGGGATGGAAATATTCTACTTTACAACATGGAAAGATTTGGGGTTACTAAAGAGGATATCGATACAATTATCATTTCACATGACCACTGGGATCATATGGGGGGCTTAACCCACATACTGCACCCGGATGTTAAAGTATATGTCCCAAATTCGTTTTCCAGGCAATTGAAGAATGAGATATCACAAAAGGCAGATGTGATAGAAACAACAGGACTGGAAAATGTCGCTCCTGATGTGTATACTACTGGCGAAATGGGGGACAAAATAAAAGAACAGGCCTTATTGTTGAAAATGGACCAGGGTATTGTGGTAATTACAGGCTGTGCTCATCCGGGTCTGGAAAATTTTATTGATGCGGCTGCAGGTTTAGGAGAGCCGTATGGAGTGATAGGAGGCTTTCATAAATTTAATAATTTCGAGTGTCTGAGAGATATTTCGATGATAATCCCCTGTCATTGTACCCGCTATAAAAGTGAGATTAAAAAGTTATTTCCGGACCGGTATATGGAATGTAAAGCAGGACAGATCATTGAGATTTAG
- a CDS encoding DUF89 family protein, translated as MKTRLDCIFCIQRQALDSVRLVTDDVKEQEKILRSVMVNILRMNWNTHPPDIADVMYNIIRKESKEDDPYKTIKKECNDIALGMYPELKKIVDRSATPLLTAVRLAIAGNVIDYGVGPNFDINKTISRVLEKKFRIDHFTEFVNNLEESENLVYLTDNAGEIVFDKILLETIMSEYNFRKIFCGVKVTPFINDTTMQDAVYVGIDKMEGVEIMNIEVDENRVDHSSKTFPEIITKSNMIISKGQRNFEALPDNKKIFFMLLAKCPMIAKELGAKQGDIILKRGSG; from the coding sequence ATGAAGACCCGTCTTGATTGTATATTTTGCATCCAGAGACAGGCACTTGATTCTGTAAGGTTGGTTACTGATGATGTGAAAGAGCAAGAGAAAATATTGAGATCGGTAATGGTCAATATATTAAGGATGAACTGGAACACCCATCCACCTGATATTGCGGATGTTATGTACAATATTATAAGAAAAGAAAGCAAGGAAGATGATCCTTACAAGACTATAAAAAAGGAATGCAACGATATTGCACTGGGAATGTATCCGGAATTGAAAAAAATTGTGGACCGATCCGCTACACCGCTTTTAACAGCTGTGAGACTGGCTATCGCAGGAAATGTGATAGATTATGGAGTGGGACCAAATTTTGATATTAATAAAACCATTTCACGTGTACTGGAAAAGAAATTCAGGATAGACCACTTTACAGAATTCGTAAATAATCTAGAAGAATCTGAAAATCTTGTATATTTAACAGACAATGCAGGTGAAATTGTATTTGACAAGATACTGCTTGAGACAATTATGAGTGAATATAATTTCCGGAAAATTTTTTGTGGTGTAAAAGTTACACCCTTCATCAATGATACCACCATGCAGGATGCTGTATATGTGGGAATTGACAAAATGGAGGGTGTAGAGATCATGAATATTGAAGTGGATGAAAACAGGGTAGATCATTCAAGTAAAACATTCCCGGAAATTATTACAAAAAGTAACATGATAATAAGTAAAGGACAGAGGAACTTCGAAGCTCTTCCTGATAACAAAAAGATATTCTTTATGCTCCTGGCAAAATGTCCGATGATCGCAAAGGAACTGGGAGCAAAACAAGGAGATATTATTTTAAAAAGAGGTTCGGGATAA
- a CDS encoding radical SAM protein yields MYAYGPVPSRRLGRSLGVSPIPHKTCSYNCIYCQLGQTGKLQVKRESFYPKEDILSDIEKVMNPANVDYITFVGDGEPTLCKDLGWLIKSCKQQWQIPVAVITNGSLFFMEDVRQDLKSSDVVLPTLDAGSEGVYRTLNRPHGSIGFEEMLQGQVDFRKEYPGKIWLEVMLVKGVNDSDGSLLEIKDAIEQVKPDRIYISVPIRPPAKPGVRPPEPERIIRAHEILNATLDLTDYESGEFGLDNFPDLRTTIIEICSRHPLREEQARDIEGRFLGAESIDTMLSDGNLVRVEYQNISYLLPANFTRKSSLRSD; encoded by the coding sequence ATGTATGCTTATGGTCCTGTTCCTTCCAGAAGGCTGGGGCGCTCATTGGGAGTGAGCCCCATCCCACATAAAACCTGTTCATACAACTGCATCTACTGTCAATTGGGCCAAACAGGTAAGCTTCAGGTGAAGCGTGAAAGTTTCTATCCTAAAGAAGATATACTATCTGACATTGAAAAAGTAATGAATCCTGCAAATGTCGATTACATTACATTTGTTGGAGATGGTGAACCTACTTTATGTAAGGACCTTGGCTGGTTGATCAAATCGTGCAAACAACAATGGCAGATACCTGTGGCTGTGATCACGAACGGTTCTCTCTTCTTTATGGAGGATGTAAGGCAGGACCTGAAAAGCAGCGATGTGGTGCTTCCCACACTTGATGCCGGAAGTGAGGGGGTTTATAGAACACTTAACAGACCTCATGGCAGCATTGGATTTGAAGAAATGCTTCAGGGCCAGGTTGATTTCAGGAAGGAGTATCCGGGTAAGATATGGCTTGAGGTCATGCTGGTTAAGGGTGTGAATGATTCAGATGGATCCCTGCTGGAAATAAAAGATGCCATTGAGCAGGTAAAACCTGACCGTATCTACATTTCAGTTCCCATCCGGCCGCCTGCAAAACCTGGAGTCAGGCCGCCCGAACCCGAAAGGATTATCCGGGCACATGAGATTTTAAATGCAACACTGGACCTTACTGATTACGAGTCAGGTGAATTTGGTCTTGATAATTTCCCTGATCTCAGAACTACAATTATAGAAATATGCTCCCGTCATCCGTTAAGGGAAGAACAGGCAAGAGATATTGAAGGGAGATTTCTCGGAGCAGAGAGTATTGATACTATGCTGTCAGATGGAAATCTGGTACGTGTAGAATATCAAAATATATCTTATCTTTTGCCAGCAAATTTTACAAGAAAATCCTCACTTCGGTCGGATTGA
- a CDS encoding 4Fe-4S binding protein — MIISVASGKGGTGKTTIATNLGLSIDNVALLDCDVEEPDSHLFLDIDLEKVEDVYLSVPVIDEEKCDFCGKCSKFCQYNAIGVLPSKVLLFPELCHGCGGCALVCPKGAISEEKRIIGIIEGGTSSGIEFYHGVLNIGEPMATPVIKTLKKRISKGKNAILDSSPGASCPAVETIRGSDFCLLVTEPTPFGLYDLKLAVEVVKHLNIPFGVVINRDGIGDDRVEKFCMEQNIPILMKIPQSEDIARLYSNGKPFVLEMPEWKEKFVQLFDKIESENVQ, encoded by the coding sequence ATAATAATATCAGTTGCAAGCGGCAAAGGTGGAACCGGTAAAACTACGATAGCAACGAACCTGGGACTCAGCATTGACAATGTAGCGTTGTTGGATTGTGATGTGGAAGAACCTGATTCCCACCTATTCCTGGATATTGATCTGGAAAAGGTTGAAGATGTATATCTGTCAGTTCCTGTGATCGATGAAGAAAAGTGCGACTTCTGCGGGAAATGTTCAAAATTTTGCCAGTACAATGCCATTGGTGTACTGCCTTCTAAAGTTCTTTTATTCCCAGAGTTATGCCATGGTTGCGGAGGTTGTGCATTGGTGTGTCCCAAAGGAGCCATTTCAGAGGAAAAGCGTATTATTGGCATAATCGAGGGAGGTACTTCAAGTGGAATTGAATTTTATCATGGAGTGTTAAATATCGGGGAACCTATGGCGACTCCGGTAATTAAAACCTTGAAAAAAAGGATCTCAAAAGGAAAAAATGCAATCCTGGATTCATCACCTGGTGCTTCCTGCCCTGCTGTTGAAACCATAAGGGGCAGTGATTTTTGTCTGCTTGTTACAGAACCCACGCCCTTTGGACTCTATGATCTGAAACTTGCAGTTGAAGTAGTGAAGCACTTAAATATTCCCTTTGGAGTGGTTATAAACCGGGATGGTATCGGTGATGACAGGGTTGAAAAATTCTGCATGGAACAAAATATTCCTATCCTTATGAAGATTCCACAAAGTGAAGATATTGCAAGGCTCTATTCAAACGGTAAACCCTTTGTCCTGGAAATGCCGGAATGGAAGGAGAAGTTTGTTCAGTTGTTCGATAAGATAGAATCGGAAAATGTACAATAG
- a CDS encoding CGGC domain-containing protein: protein MTKIGLVRCEMAARSCPGTACFKVIKTKTGTFEEFKSDDIDIIGMITCGGCPGRDAIRQVQEMVNRGAEVIFMCTCLIKPIPNPPKCPYAEELADAIRDKFGVRVIMGTH, encoded by the coding sequence ATGACTAAAATCGGATTGGTAAGATGTGAAATGGCTGCAAGGTCATGTCCGGGTACGGCGTGTTTTAAAGTGATAAAGACCAAGACCGGGACATTTGAAGAATTCAAGAGTGATGATATCGACATCATCGGCATGATAACATGTGGAGGATGTCCTGGCAGAGATGCAATAAGACAGGTACAGGAAATGGTAAATAGAGGTGCTGAAGTAATCTTTATGTGCACGTGTTTGATAAAACCAATTCCCAATCCACCCAAATGTCCGTATGCTGAAGAACTGGCAGATGCGATCAGGGACAAATTCGGTGTCAGAGTCATCATGGGAACACATTGA